One window from the genome of Gemmatimonadales bacterium encodes:
- a CDS encoding AAA family ATPase — protein sequence MSALHESHLHDYEYRCLGPMSLRGPAGERVAFRTRKQLALFTLLVRRPGQPQSRDGLIELLWSDDHAVRGRHSLSQAVSLVNKSLRREAIVSPSKDEVVLRDGVIWADVAEFERCAAQRRQRDARALWHGNLLEGIWFPRAPNFERWLEAERRRLLETMRRALHDLLVRSRSEGDWGGMRSVAESALDLDGLDEMAMLAQLVALTLLGDRTLALRRFVEFEARLRDELGAEPGPEMRDWARRQRCSASALPSETGEPGGSRVRETVVPPAASPLYGRTAEFAALWQAWEAARGGSGRCVILVGAPGIGKTALATKLTDQVRVAGGAACVARCFRTEKCVPFAPVSTLVRQLAGLPGFVALSEVWISELGRLAPELRERFPHAPQALAADDSARHRLCEATCRAGESVSFEQPLLLVVDNVREADETTLALLHYYGRQVAGQRTLLVCVARSEDDSGCDAGEFADQAREQGFAQIQRLGSLDEASLQQIAADVLLQRGLEPSAPIVQSVGRLARGNPLHATELALAIPAHDGRPASDWLLGLADQSRTAEESFEASAATRLAALSRGARAVTSALAVAARPLAEHEILAVTELAPAELASALFELEGGRFLRREAASMGFAHDSYTTVARGALEEAEQRRIHARLASVLAESAARNPAARIEVALHLERAGILVEARAHAMAAADFAGTVGAVSERAEALELVRRVSGRYDGEVAASLADCYLGLREFERLDLLCREAREHQDLPARVVGEFRFLEIAADHHSGRAALSRICSALEELLGPQGPGDFAHRSDAMTLLMRTADKTGAFDLVRATARAQRRASATSNAGEPSAHALFASAYVFAKYYWPQRALPLLERARGKAEREQNWELEHACRDGIGVVLKQLGRFAES from the coding sequence ATGAGTGCGCTTCACGAGAGTCATCTTCACGACTACGAGTACCGGTGTCTCGGTCCGATGTCGCTGCGCGGTCCGGCGGGGGAGCGCGTGGCGTTCCGGACCCGGAAGCAGCTGGCGTTGTTCACGCTGCTGGTGCGGCGCCCGGGGCAGCCGCAGTCGCGGGACGGCCTGATCGAGCTGCTCTGGTCCGACGACCACGCGGTGCGCGGCCGCCACTCGCTGTCGCAGGCGGTGTCGCTGGTCAACAAGAGTCTGCGCCGCGAGGCGATCGTGTCGCCGTCGAAGGACGAGGTGGTGCTCCGCGACGGAGTCATCTGGGCCGATGTGGCCGAGTTCGAGCGGTGCGCCGCGCAGCGGCGGCAGCGGGACGCGCGGGCGCTGTGGCACGGCAATCTGCTCGAGGGCATCTGGTTTCCCCGGGCACCGAATTTCGAGCGCTGGCTGGAGGCGGAGCGTCGCCGCCTGCTGGAGACGATGCGGAGGGCGTTGCACGATCTGCTGGTACGGAGCAGGTCGGAAGGCGACTGGGGCGGCATGCGGTCCGTGGCCGAGTCCGCACTGGACCTGGACGGCCTCGACGAGATGGCGATGCTGGCGCAGCTGGTCGCGCTGACACTGCTCGGCGATCGGACGCTGGCGCTGCGGCGGTTCGTGGAGTTCGAAGCGCGGCTGCGGGACGAGCTCGGAGCCGAGCCGGGCCCGGAGATGCGGGACTGGGCACGGCGGCAGCGCTGCAGCGCCTCGGCGCTCCCGTCGGAGACGGGGGAGCCGGGCGGGTCCCGGGTCAGGGAAACGGTGGTTCCGCCGGCGGCGTCGCCGCTCTACGGCCGCACCGCGGAGTTCGCGGCCCTGTGGCAGGCCTGGGAGGCGGCCCGCGGGGGCAGCGGGCGGTGCGTGATCCTGGTCGGTGCGCCCGGCATCGGGAAGACCGCACTCGCGACCAAGCTCACCGACCAGGTGCGGGTCGCGGGCGGCGCGGCGTGCGTGGCGCGCTGTTTCAGGACCGAGAAGTGCGTGCCTTTCGCGCCGGTGTCCACGCTGGTGCGGCAGCTGGCGGGCCTGCCGGGGTTCGTGGCGCTGAGCGAGGTCTGGATCAGCGAGCTGGGGCGGCTGGCGCCCGAGCTGCGGGAGCGGTTCCCCCATGCGCCGCAGGCGCTGGCTGCCGACGACTCCGCGCGCCACCGCCTGTGCGAGGCGACCTGTCGCGCGGGCGAGTCCGTGTCCTTCGAGCAGCCCCTGCTGCTGGTCGTGGACAATGTTCGGGAGGCCGACGAGACGACGCTCGCACTGCTGCACTACTACGGGCGGCAGGTCGCGGGCCAGCGGACCCTGCTGGTGTGCGTGGCGCGCTCCGAGGACGACAGCGGCTGCGACGCGGGTGAATTCGCCGACCAGGCCCGGGAGCAGGGCTTCGCGCAGATCCAGCGGCTCGGTTCACTCGACGAGGCCAGTCTCCAGCAGATTGCGGCAGACGTGCTGTTGCAGCGTGGCCTCGAGCCGTCGGCGCCGATCGTGCAGTCCGTGGGCCGGCTCGCGCGCGGGAATCCGCTCCACGCCACCGAGCTCGCCCTGGCCATTCCCGCGCACGACGGCCGACCGGCGTCGGACTGGCTGCTGGGTCTGGCCGATCAGTCGCGCACGGCGGAGGAGTCGTTCGAGGCCTCGGCGGCGACGCGGCTGGCGGCGCTGTCGCGCGGGGCGCGCGCGGTGACGTCGGCGCTCGCCGTGGCGGCGCGGCCGCTGGCGGAGCACGAGATCCTGGCCGTGACCGAGCTGGCTCCGGCCGAGCTGGCGTCGGCGTTGTTCGAGCTGGAGGGGGGGCGGTTTCTTCGCCGCGAGGCGGCGAGCATGGGCTTCGCTCACGACAGTTACACCACCGTGGCGCGGGGCGCGCTCGAGGAGGCCGAGCAACGCCGGATTCACGCGCGGCTGGCGTCGGTGCTGGCGGAGTCGGCGGCGCGGAACCCCGCGGCGCGCATCGAGGTGGCGCTGCACCTGGAACGGGCGGGGATTCTGGTGGAGGCGCGCGCCCACGCGATGGCCGCCGCGGACTTCGCGGGCACGGTGGGGGCGGTGAGCGAGCGAGCCGAGGCGCTGGAGCTGGTGCGGCGGGTATCGGGCCGTTACGACGGCGAGGTGGCGGCATCGCTCGCCGACTGCTACCTCGGGCTGCGGGAGTTCGAGAGGCTGGACCTGCTGTGCCGGGAGGCTCGTGAGCATCAGGATCTGCCGGCGCGGGTGGTCGGGGAATTCCGCTTTCTGGAGATCGCGGCGGACCACCATTCCGGCCGGGCGGCGCTGTCGCGGATCTGCAGCGCGCTCGAGGAGCTGTTGGGGCCGCAGGGGCCCGGCGACTTCGCGCATCGCAGCGACGCGATGACGCTGCTGATGCGCACGGCCGACAAGACGGGGGCGTTCGACCTCGTGCGGGCGACCGCGCGGGCTCAGCGCCGGGCGTCGGCGACGTCGAATGCGGGCGAGCCTTCGGCGCACGCGCTGTTCGCCAGCGCCTATGTCTTCGCCAAGTACTACTGGCCGCAGCGGGCGCTCCCGCTGCTGGAGCGGGCGCGGGGCAAGGCCGAGCGGGAGCAGAACTGGGAGCTGGAGCACGCGTGCCGGGACGGCATCGGGGTGGTGCTCAAGCAGCTGGGGAGGTTCGCCGAATC
- a CDS encoding carboxypeptidase-like regulatory domain-containing protein, producing MSAAPTRMPPAARPRFQRRVATLGAVGLLLCAAASPSAAQLAFHNAPVIPRDSAGRDTAYVEGPVQLNIEDGPSDVMLALFINSTLLLPVHRFLDMAEVRVEAFALHDSVVAVLEPGHVAVVFKPGAGVLTRGPDSIPYDTLDVAWYDGDLFVATSLLDRLLGVSTSVEWSNVSAIVGRTAGLPVVQRLRRERRHQLLYRPAPAGQVLDVALRQRVVDGAVFTWSLTAATSGPTDQLAAELGFGTGLLGGSAEVRPQLWDDHGASSAQLQASWSRAWTDSPWIRQIRLGDVQTNGLRSMLVEGAVVTNAPFIRSSQFDVEPIVGNVPAGWEAELYDGGRLLGYSEAGALGAFLVPLQLRYGENPFNLVLYGPSGEVVQQKRTIRVPVSRLPVGQFEYAFAVGRCQYDPCDALVSTDFRYGLSSHVTLQGGSDGFFQGVRGALWQPYAAVSAAPTAALGLSGEAVVNGHLRALADYEPNEDLHASATFTRYTQAGALYSGAVSGGSETDGSVFWRPGWMHGALYLDATGVLTDNAGLRQGVERVSATTQIGVIRYSLGVLYSKLYQGAAGDSAGLAFDASADAILRGPWPWLRGSTVEGQLAVEPAHGLSALRASIGHRISRLLRLDAAVGWFRTGGATLELGLTTATAGPRVGTRSRLATQTGSSELTFASGSVAWDPRTRLVKTGDAAALDRSGVSGVLFRDDNGNGVQDPGEPGLPDIPIRVGGLAAQTDSEGRFAVWGLFPTEPVQIDVDTLSLPDPHMLLPAPVIRVRPSPNAFGAVALPVVVGAEIAGFVVLGEEPVPGVPVVLRDLNSGKEITVVTFANGGFYRGAVPPGDYEVTLPDAVLDRLNAYAPPLEIFVPPGPGDKNVFGDLQLTLQPRQ from the coding sequence ATGAGCGCCGCGCCGACCCGGATGCCACCCGCCGCGAGGCCGCGCTTCCAGCGGCGCGTCGCGACGCTGGGCGCGGTCGGCCTGCTGCTGTGCGCTGCCGCGTCGCCGTCCGCCGCACAGCTCGCGTTCCATAACGCGCCCGTCATTCCGCGCGACAGCGCGGGTCGGGACACCGCCTACGTCGAGGGCCCGGTCCAGCTCAACATCGAGGACGGCCCGTCCGACGTCATGCTCGCGCTGTTCATCAACTCGACGCTGCTGCTGCCCGTCCACCGGTTCCTGGACATGGCCGAGGTCCGCGTCGAGGCGTTCGCGCTGCACGACTCCGTGGTGGCCGTGCTCGAGCCCGGCCACGTCGCCGTGGTGTTCAAGCCCGGCGCGGGGGTGCTGACCCGGGGCCCCGACTCCATCCCGTACGACACGCTCGACGTGGCCTGGTACGACGGGGACCTGTTCGTCGCCACGAGCCTCCTGGATCGGCTGCTGGGCGTTTCGACCAGCGTGGAGTGGTCGAACGTATCGGCCATCGTCGGTCGCACGGCGGGCCTGCCCGTCGTCCAGCGCCTGCGCCGCGAGCGCCGGCACCAGCTGCTCTATCGGCCGGCGCCGGCCGGGCAGGTGCTCGACGTCGCGCTCCGGCAGCGGGTGGTGGACGGCGCGGTCTTCACGTGGTCGCTGACGGCGGCCACCAGCGGGCCGACCGACCAGCTGGCCGCGGAGCTGGGCTTCGGCACGGGGCTGCTGGGCGGCAGCGCGGAGGTGCGGCCGCAGCTGTGGGACGATCACGGTGCGTCCAGCGCCCAGCTGCAGGCATCATGGTCCCGCGCCTGGACGGACTCGCCCTGGATCCGGCAGATCCGGCTCGGCGACGTGCAGACCAACGGGCTCCGGTCGATGCTGGTGGAGGGGGCCGTGGTCACCAACGCCCCGTTCATCCGCTCCTCCCAGTTCGACGTCGAGCCGATCGTCGGCAACGTGCCCGCGGGGTGGGAGGCGGAGTTGTACGACGGCGGGCGGCTCCTCGGATACTCGGAGGCGGGCGCGTTGGGGGCGTTCCTCGTCCCACTGCAGCTGCGCTACGGCGAGAACCCGTTCAACCTCGTCCTGTACGGCCCCTCCGGCGAGGTGGTGCAGCAGAAGCGCACGATCCGGGTTCCGGTCAGCCGCCTTCCGGTGGGGCAGTTCGAGTACGCGTTCGCCGTGGGCCGGTGCCAGTACGATCCGTGCGACGCCCTGGTCAGCACCGATTTCCGGTACGGGCTCTCGAGCCACGTCACCCTGCAGGGCGGCTCCGACGGGTTCTTCCAGGGAGTCCGGGGCGCCCTGTGGCAGCCGTACGCGGCCGTCTCGGCGGCGCCGACGGCGGCGCTCGGGCTGTCGGGCGAAGCGGTGGTGAACGGGCACCTGCGGGCCCTCGCGGACTACGAGCCGAACGAGGACCTGCACGCGAGCGCCACCTTCACGCGCTACACGCAGGCGGGTGCCCTCTACAGCGGGGCGGTCTCCGGGGGCTCGGAGACGGACGGCTCCGTGTTCTGGCGGCCGGGCTGGATGCACGGCGCGCTGTACCTCGATGCCACGGGCGTGCTCACCGACAACGCCGGCCTGCGCCAGGGCGTCGAGCGCGTGTCGGCGACCACCCAGATCGGGGTGATCCGCTACTCGCTCGGGGTCCTGTACAGCAAGCTCTACCAGGGCGCCGCGGGCGACAGCGCGGGGCTCGCCTTCGATGCGAGCGCCGACGCGATCCTGCGCGGCCCCTGGCCGTGGCTTCGCGGATCGACCGTGGAGGGCCAGCTGGCGGTCGAGCCCGCGCACGGCCTTTCGGCGCTGCGGGCGAGCATCGGCCACCGCATCTCGCGGCTGCTGCGCCTGGACGCCGCGGTGGGCTGGTTCCGCACCGGCGGCGCCACCCTCGAGCTCGGCCTCACCACGGCGACGGCGGGCCCGCGGGTGGGAACGCGCAGCCGGCTCGCCACCCAGACCGGGTCCAGCGAGCTGACGTTCGCCTCCGGGTCGGTGGCGTGGGATCCCCGCACGCGGCTCGTCAAGACCGGCGATGCGGCGGCGCTCGACCGGTCGGGCGTCTCCGGCGTCCTGTTCCGCGACGACAACGGCAACGGGGTGCAGGATCCCGGAGAGCCGGGCCTGCCCGACATCCCGATCCGGGTGGGCGGGCTCGCAGCCCAGACGGACTCGGAGGGACGGTTCGCCGTGTGGGGCCTGTTCCCGACCGAGCCCGTCCAGATCGACGTGGACACCCTGTCGCTGCCCGACCCGCACATGCTCCTGCCGGCGCCGGTCATCCGCGTCCGTCCGTCGCCCAACGCCTTCGGCGCGGTGGCGCTGCCGGTCGTGGTGGGCGCTGAGATCGCGGGCTTCGTGGTGCTCGGCGAGGAGCCGGTCCCGGGCGTGCCGGTCGTGCTGCGGGACCTGAATTCCGGCAAGGAGATCACCGTCGTCACCTTCGCCAACGGGGGCTTCTACCGGGGCGCCGTGCCGCCCGGGGACTACGAGGTCACCCTGCCGGACGCGGTGCTCGACCGACTCAACGCCTACGCCCCGCCGCTCGAGATCTTCGTGCCGCCGGGGCCCGGCGACAAGAACGTGTTCGGCGATCTCCAGCTCACCCTGCAGCCGCGCCAGTGA
- a CDS encoding DUF4388 domain-containing protein, protein MPIQGNLEEAGLPDVLQLLSLGRKSGCLTLVDGEMQGHIYLDVGRVSYATVANRLDRLGDMLVRSGRITQHQLDSAVEEQKRTSKRQIGRILVDSGRIDRGELERFIRLQVEQAVYFLFTWKQGSFTFTTDRLPPHQPLLVSLDVEGLLLEGARQVDEWSQIEKKIPSFDLVFRCVRDKLGATAENLTEEQKHILPLLDGGRDVTAIVEETALSEFAVGKALFGLVTAGIVQLVERRSHVRHLEYRELLAYVVREAEFADPVLRKEAARHIVDCAQCAERLRTIHVRQTAGSGTAAIEEPEEEKAPAVAPAPRPVVHRGTAELRAVPAAMPAAPHTAQRAAAAGPAHVERAFPDRRVGRERRAGIDRRGPDRRTSPDRRRAVSLAPPSVERRQAPRRATDRRSGPSRDRRTSEPVPRQGAAAAAVPPGARPEVRRGEFTPRRDVEQIAAPGQHGDNGAGHAEAAGEVPATAPATAAGQPAAAAQEQAAASTPAAAQVSESAAAAEAAINLQWLVTPDQSLEMIRGARGQVRAAAGATGGAQTRATDAPGTRPPVERRATAAGVRAAAAGPPAPDPAARLEPRRLERFRAGGDVGSADSAKTPAPHQAFPGRSLAIAAVIACVAFVGYMAGQITRGGRPGRVGLATDANAEAQSVTQTGGRPAPTAPQPTARPSTPVAVATPPAPRPAPTEHAARETRAPRPVPARATPAPRPVAVAAQPAAPPPPAPTTGVVHGVVHDAAGGSVAGAHVSVRGTALSAVADGSGAFEIRDVPAGQIALQASADGYVSGSAQAQATAGGTVAADISLSPVQRVTATCAADRELAAGGWAPMDRAAATSALGGTLGAIQGLPIESITASTSGPRTRVRVAQVTTACERIVLTETRAGANVRGGPGPAMVTALRIMPASEAYPFSTGSASFGNILVTVKTGLSADALRPLLGRLSEISEGQ, encoded by the coding sequence GTGCCCATTCAGGGAAACCTCGAGGAGGCAGGCCTGCCCGACGTGCTCCAGCTGCTGTCGCTGGGGCGGAAGAGCGGGTGCCTGACCCTCGTCGACGGCGAGATGCAGGGGCACATCTACCTCGACGTGGGCCGGGTCAGCTACGCCACCGTGGCGAACCGCCTCGACCGCCTCGGGGACATGCTGGTCCGCAGCGGCCGGATCACGCAGCACCAGCTCGACTCGGCGGTCGAAGAGCAGAAGCGCACGAGCAAGCGCCAGATCGGCCGCATCCTGGTGGACTCGGGCCGGATCGACCGCGGCGAGCTCGAGCGGTTCATCCGGCTGCAGGTCGAGCAGGCCGTGTACTTCCTGTTCACCTGGAAGCAGGGCAGCTTCACGTTCACCACCGACCGCTTGCCGCCGCACCAGCCCCTGCTCGTGTCCCTGGACGTCGAAGGCTTGCTGCTCGAAGGCGCGCGCCAGGTGGACGAGTGGAGCCAGATCGAGAAGAAGATCCCTTCGTTCGACCTCGTGTTCCGCTGCGTCCGGGACAAGCTCGGCGCCACCGCCGAGAACCTCACCGAGGAGCAGAAGCACATTCTGCCGCTGCTCGACGGCGGGCGCGACGTCACCGCGATCGTCGAAGAGACCGCGCTGAGCGAGTTCGCGGTCGGCAAGGCGCTGTTCGGTCTCGTCACGGCGGGCATCGTGCAGCTGGTGGAGCGCCGCTCGCACGTTCGTCACCTCGAGTACCGCGAGCTGCTCGCCTACGTGGTGCGCGAGGCGGAGTTCGCCGACCCCGTGCTGCGCAAGGAGGCGGCGCGGCACATCGTGGACTGCGCGCAATGCGCCGAGCGCCTGCGCACGATCCACGTGCGGCAGACGGCGGGATCGGGCACGGCGGCGATCGAGGAGCCGGAGGAGGAGAAAGCCCCGGCGGTCGCACCGGCGCCGCGACCGGTGGTGCATCGGGGAACGGCCGAGCTTCGCGCCGTACCGGCGGCGATGCCCGCCGCTCCGCACACGGCCCAGCGGGCGGCGGCCGCGGGGCCGGCGCACGTCGAGCGCGCGTTTCCCGACCGGCGGGTCGGCCGCGAGCGGCGCGCCGGCATCGACCGGCGCGGGCCGGACCGCCGGACGAGCCCGGACCGCCGCCGGGCCGTGAGCCTGGCTCCGCCGAGTGTCGAGCGGCGGCAGGCTCCGCGTCGCGCGACGGACCGGCGTTCGGGGCCGTCGCGGGATCGCCGGACCTCCGAGCCGGTGCCCCGCCAGGGCGCCGCGGCAGCGGCGGTTCCGCCCGGCGCGCGTCCCGAGGTGCGGCGCGGCGAGTTCACGCCGCGGCGCGACGTCGAACAGATCGCGGCACCCGGCCAGCACGGCGACAACGGGGCGGGGCACGCCGAGGCTGCAGGTGAGGTGCCGGCCACGGCGCCGGCAACGGCTGCCGGGCAGCCGGCGGCCGCCGCTCAAGAGCAAGCGGCGGCGTCCACCCCCGCCGCGGCTCAGGTTTCGGAGTCGGCGGCGGCCGCGGAGGCGGCCATCAACCTGCAGTGGCTCGTGACTCCGGACCAGTCGCTGGAGATGATCCGCGGTGCCCGGGGTCAGGTCCGTGCCGCGGCGGGCGCTACCGGGGGCGCGCAGACGCGAGCCACGGATGCGCCCGGGACCCGGCCGCCCGTGGAACGGCGCGCGACGGCCGCGGGCGTGCGCGCCGCCGCGGCCGGCCCGCCGGCGCCCGACCCCGCGGCTCGGCTGGAGCCCCGCAGGCTGGAGCGCTTCCGCGCGGGCGGCGACGTCGGGTCAGCGGACAGTGCGAAGACGCCCGCACCGCACCAGGCCTTTCCCGGGCGGTCGCTGGCCATCGCGGCCGTCATCGCGTGCGTGGCGTTCGTGGGCTACATGGCCGGCCAGATCACCAGGGGGGGCCGCCCGGGGCGCGTCGGCCTCGCCACCGATGCGAACGCCGAGGCCCAGAGCGTGACCCAGACCGGCGGCCGGCCGGCACCGACGGCACCGCAGCCCACTGCGCGGCCGTCGACGCCCGTGGCCGTCGCGACGCCGCCGGCGCCGCGTCCCGCGCCCACCGAGCACGCTGCACGCGAGACGCGGGCGCCGAGGCCGGTCCCGGCCCGCGCGACGCCGGCCCCCCGGCCCGTCGCGGTCGCCGCCCAGCCGGCCGCGCCGCCGCCGCCCGCGCCCACGACCGGCGTCGTCCACGGCGTCGTGCACGATGCGGCGGGAGGTTCGGTCGCGGGTGCGCACGTCTCGGTGCGCGGCACCGCGCTCTCGGCCGTGGCCGACGGATCGGGCGCGTTCGAAATCCGCGACGTTCCCGCCGGGCAGATCGCCCTGCAGGCCAGCGCCGACGGCTACGTCTCGGGAAGCGCGCAGGCCCAGGCGACGGCCGGTGGCACGGTGGCGGCGGACATCAGCCTGAGCCCGGTGCAGCGGGTGACTGCGACCTGCGCCGCCGACCGCGAGCTGGCCGCGGGCGGGTGGGCGCCGATGGACCGTGCGGCCGCGACCTCGGCGCTCGGCGGCACGCTCGGCGCCATCCAGGGGCTGCCGATCGAGAGCATCACCGCATCGACGTCGGGCCCCCGCACCCGGGTGCGCGTCGCCCAGGTGACCACGGCGTGCGAGCGGATCGTGCTGACGGAAACGCGGGCAGGGGCCAACGTGCGGGGCGGTCCGGGGCCCGCCATGGTGACGGCGCTCCGCATCATGCCGGCGTCCGAGGCCTATCCCTTCTCCACGGGCTCGGCGAGCTTCGGGAACATCCTGGTCACGGTGAAGACGGGTTTGTCGGCGGACGCGCTCCGACCCCTGCTCGGCCGGCTGAGCGAGATCTCCGAAGGCCAGTAG
- a CDS encoding MoxR family ATPase produces MSTLPLPIKGERDVELLERLAAARTRLLEQVGQRIVGQREVLDGIIAALLSGGHALLVGVPGLAKTMMVSSVAQTLSLRFARIQFTPDLMPSDITGTEVIEEDRTTGGRAFRFVPGPLFGNIVLADEINRTPPKTQAALLQAMQEHAVTVASQTYRLSEPFFVLATQNPIEQEGTYPLPEAQLDRFMFELHVEYPSREEEERIVEWTTGETVTALAPVLSGDELLELMGLVRRVPAPKVVVQAAVKLARMTRPSDAGAPQAVKEYVAWGAGPRASQFLVLGAKARAAMDGRPMADLEDLDAVTLAVLRHRIVVNFHAEAAGRTADDIVREVAETARHP; encoded by the coding sequence ATGAGCACGCTCCCACTCCCGATCAAGGGCGAGCGCGACGTCGAGCTGCTCGAACGCCTGGCCGCGGCGCGCACCCGGCTCCTCGAGCAGGTGGGCCAGCGCATCGTGGGCCAGCGCGAGGTGCTCGACGGCATCATCGCCGCGCTGCTCTCCGGGGGCCACGCGCTGCTGGTCGGCGTGCCCGGACTCGCCAAGACGATGATGGTCTCGTCCGTCGCGCAGACCCTGAGCCTGCGGTTCGCCCGCATCCAGTTCACGCCCGACCTGATGCCGAGCGACATCACCGGCACGGAGGTGATCGAGGAGGACCGGACGACGGGCGGGCGTGCGTTCCGGTTCGTCCCGGGTCCGCTGTTCGGGAACATCGTGCTGGCCGACGAGATCAACCGCACGCCGCCCAAGACGCAGGCGGCCCTGCTGCAGGCGATGCAGGAGCACGCCGTGACGGTGGCGAGCCAGACCTACCGGCTGTCCGAGCCCTTCTTCGTCCTGGCCACGCAGAACCCGATCGAGCAGGAGGGCACCTATCCGCTGCCGGAGGCCCAGCTCGACCGGTTCATGTTCGAGCTGCACGTCGAATACCCCTCCCGGGAGGAGGAAGAGCGGATCGTCGAGTGGACCACGGGCGAGACCGTGACGGCGCTCGCGCCGGTGCTCTCGGGGGACGAGCTCCTCGAGCTGATGGGGTTGGTGCGCCGGGTGCCGGCGCCCAAGGTGGTGGTGCAGGCCGCGGTGAAGCTGGCCCGCATGACCCGGCCGTCCGACGCTGGTGCGCCGCAAGCCGTCAAGGAATACGTGGCGTGGGGCGCCGGGCCGCGGGCGTCGCAGTTCCTCGTGCTCGGCGCCAAGGCGCGCGCGGCGATGGACGGGCGTCCGATGGCGGACCTCGAGGACCTCGACGCGGTCACCCTCGCGGTCCTGCGGCACCGGATCGTGGTCAACTTCCACGCCGAGGCGGCGGGGAGGACGGCGGACGACATCGTGCGGGAGGTAGCCGAGACCGCGCGGCATCCGTAG
- a CDS encoding tetratricopeptide repeat protein, producing the protein MTGAREHAAGYAHGSPAGTGRRAAAGRPCRGARLGAAAPATVALLLAVVMGPGALRAQCPDGTPQPCGRATERAARGVAVLEFLNESRDSSDAYLAAGFTDEITSRLSQLGRLVVTSRTAVRRLPRAELLTPQALGRALHVAYLVSGGVRRGVGRVRISVELLRASTGVTVWSSQYDRADGDVLAIEEDLAVAVAGAIAGRLLPAERALLAEGPTRNAAAYDHFLRGNYYLAHRTADASRRAIAEYQAATAQDPGFVRARARAAYAYGLYLDWGWPYPGLPDDSLVARGMREADLVLQQDSLLSDGWMARAYLLSHRDPRSFAAAEAAFRRAIALDPANAEAYHQYAWILMISGRDSAAAANYHRALAIDPARAITLDELSLIYLVERRYAESLAWQDSALAIDSGAFWTLNDRAHTRMLLGDWAGARADAEQAQRLGPQGFTYWGEAVLAILAVREGDTAQGRGIAARLAEDIEDPRRPTVQQARWIGATLAAVGEREAALDFLERVPAERRGAELWFFLQFPELDALRDEPRFRQMLASSRPAGAVDR; encoded by the coding sequence GTGACGGGGGCGCGCGAACACGCCGCAGGGTACGCGCACGGTTCCCCGGCCGGAACCGGCCGCCGGGCCGCGGCCGGGCGGCCCTGCCGTGGCGCCCGCCTGGGCGCGGCGGCTCCGGCCACAGTCGCGCTGCTGCTGGCGGTGGTGATGGGCCCCGGCGCGCTGCGCGCGCAGTGCCCGGACGGCACGCCGCAGCCGTGCGGCCGTGCGACGGAGCGCGCGGCGCGTGGTGTGGCCGTGCTCGAGTTCCTCAACGAATCCCGCGACAGCTCCGACGCCTACCTCGCCGCCGGGTTCACCGACGAGATCACCTCGCGGCTGAGCCAACTCGGCCGGCTGGTCGTGACCTCCCGGACGGCCGTGCGGCGGCTCCCGCGCGCGGAGCTGCTCACACCGCAGGCGCTCGGACGCGCGCTGCACGTGGCCTACCTCGTGAGCGGCGGCGTGCGCCGGGGCGTAGGCCGGGTGCGGATCTCGGTCGAGCTGCTCCGGGCCTCCACCGGCGTCACCGTGTGGTCGAGCCAGTACGACCGCGCCGACGGCGACGTGCTCGCGATCGAGGAGGATCTGGCGGTCGCGGTCGCCGGCGCGATCGCGGGCCGGCTCCTGCCGGCCGAGCGGGCGCTGCTGGCCGAAGGCCCGACCCGCAACGCGGCGGCCTACGACCACTTCCTGCGCGGCAACTACTACCTCGCCCACCGGACCGCCGACGCAAGCCGCCGCGCCATCGCCGAGTACCAGGCGGCCACGGCGCAGGATCCGGGATTCGTGCGGGCGCGGGCGCGGGCGGCCTACGCCTACGGGCTGTACCTGGATTGGGGGTGGCCCTATCCAGGTCTGCCCGACGACAGCCTCGTCGCACGCGGGATGCGGGAGGCGGACCTGGTGCTGCAGCAGGACTCCCTGCTGTCGGACGGCTGGATGGCGCGCGCCTACCTGCTGAGCCACCGCGATCCGCGCTCGTTCGCCGCGGCGGAGGCGGCGTTTCGGCGCGCCATCGCCCTCGATCCCGCCAACGCCGAGGCGTACCACCAGTACGCGTGGATCCTGATGATCTCCGGTCGAGACTCGGCCGCAGCGGCGAACTACCACCGCGCGCTGGCCATCGACCCCGCGCGTGCCATCACCCTCGACGAGCTCAGCCTGATCTACCTCGTCGAGCGACGCTACGCGGAGTCGCTGGCGTGGCAGGACAGCGCGCTGGCGATCGATTCGGGCGCGTTCTGGACGCTCAACGACCGCGCGCACACCAGGATGCTGCTTGGCGACTGGGCCGGCGCGCGCGCGGACGCCGAGCAGGCGCAGCGGCTGGGACCCCAGGGCTTCACGTACTGGGGCGAGGCGGTGCTCGCGATCCTCGCGGTCCGCGAGGGCGACACCGCGCAGGGACGAGGCATCGCGGCCCGGCTGGCCGAAGACATCGAGGATCCTCGCCGCCCCACGGTGCAGCAGGCGCGCTGGATCGGCGCGACGCTCGCCGCCGTCGGGGAGCGCGAGGCTGCGCTCGACTTCCTCGAGAGAGTGCCGGCCGAGCGGCGGGGCGCGGAGTTGTGGTTCTTCCTGCAGTTCCCCGAGCTGGACGCCCTGCGGGACGAGCCGCGCTTCCGGCAGATGCTCGCGTCCTCGCGGCCCGCCGGCGCCGTCGATCGATGA